A single Aythya fuligula isolate bAytFul2 chromosome 21, bAytFul2.pri, whole genome shotgun sequence DNA region contains:
- the LOC116497737 gene encoding guanylin-like, whose amino-acid sequence SCGYFTKPCRSVVIQRPTVAVSGCDTTKPCCDALWRHDVTDGDLKFSLESVKKLKELMDENRSINPRMVVSKTTYSPCNEKDLPEEFQAVCKREDAPMIFERLSMAVRDADLCEICANAACSGCF is encoded by the exons AGCTGTGGCTACTTCACAAAGCCCTGCAGATCCGTGGTGATACAACGCCCCACTGTGGCTGTGTCAGGTTGTGATACGACAAAGCCCTGCTGTGACGCTCTTTGGAGGCATGATGTTACA GATGGCGACTTGAAATTCTCCCTTGAATCCGTGAAGAAGCTAAAGGAGCTCATGGATGAGAACAGAAGCATTAATCCTCGCATGGTGGTTTCAAAGACTACCTATTCTCCATGCAACGAGAAAGATCTTCCTGAGGAGTTCCAAGCTGTGTGTAAAAGAGAAGATGCACCCATGATTTTCGAGAGGCTGA GCATGGCTGTCAGAGACGCTGATTTGTGCGAAATCTGTGCCAAtgctgcctgctctgggtgcTTTTGA
- the HTR6 gene encoding 5-hydroxytryptamine receptor 6 — MEGALGSPNASVLGERSLLVGSSWLAAFLCFIILLTTAGNFLLILLIVTQRSLRNTSNYFLVSLFMSDLMVGLVVMPPAMLNQLYGRWVLRGDFCSLWYAFDVMCCSASILNLCVISLDRYLLIISPLKYKLRMTSCRALWLILAAWTLAALASFLPIKMGWHKLEFEVRSPNITSRGDEEQCRLVVSLPYALVASCLTFFLPSAAISFTYCRILLAARKQAVQVASLTSNVATATSDEVTAQVPRAPSQPPAGSESRRFASKHSKKALKASLTLGILLGMFFVAWLPFFITNMTQAVCECVPAGFFDVLTWLGYCNSTVNPIIYPLFMRDFKRAMGKYLPCCRRSGQPRPSAISLSMRNSNSGPRVAMSLKNVLTLQADTDSVDSGAAVDEHSLPPASDAAQALLAPHVRLVNIFDTESHEEELQHRQLGTPVA, encoded by the exons ATGGAGGGTGCTTTGGGGTCCCCCAACGCCAGCGTGCTGGGGGAGCGCTCgctgctggtgggcagcagctggctggccGCCTTCCTCTGCTTCATCATCCTGCTGACCACGGCGGGGAacttcctcctcatcctcctcatcGTCACCCAGCGCTCCCTCCGCAACACCTCCAACTACTTCCTGGTGTCCCTCTTCATGTCCGACCTGATGGTGGGGCTGGTGGTGATGCCCCCGGCCATGCTCAACCAGCTCTACGGGCGCTGGGTGCTGCGGGGCGACTTCTGCTCCCTCTGGTACGCCTTCGACGTCATGTGCTGCAGCGCCTCCATCCTCAACCTCTGCGTCATCAGCTTGGACCGCTACCTGCTCATCATCTCCCCCCTCAAATACAAGCTGCGGATGACCTCCTGCAGGGCCCTCTGGCTCATCCTGGCCGCCTGGACCTTGGCCGCGCTGGCCTCCTTCCTGCCTATCAAGATGGGCTGGCACAAGCTGGAGTTTGAGGTCCGCTCCCCAAATATCACCTCGCGGGGGGACGAGGAGCAGTGCCGGCTTGTGGTCAGCTTGCCCTACGCCCTGGTGGCCTCCTGCCTGACTTTCTTCCTGCCCTCCGCCGCCATCTCCTTCACCTACTGCCGCATCCTCCTGGCAGCCCGCAAGCAAGCCGTGCAGGTGGCTTCCCTCACCTCCAACGTGGCCACCGCCACCTCCGACGAGGTCACGGCACAG GttccccgtgcccccagccagcccccggCCGGCAGCGAGAGCAGGAGGTTCGCCAGCAAGCACAGCAAGAAGGCACTGAAGGCGAGTCTGACGCTGGGCATCCTCTTGGGCATGTTCTTCGTGGCCTGGCTCCCCTTCTTCATCACCAACATGACACAG GCAGTGTGCGAGTGCGTCCCAGCCGGCTTCTTCGACGTGCTCACCTGGCTGGGGTACTGCAACAGCACCGTGAACCCCATCATCTACCCGCTCTTCATGAGGGACTTCAAGAGAGCCATGGGCAAATACCTGCCCTGCTGCCGACgctcggggcagccccggcccagCGCCATCTCCCTCTCCATGAGGAACTCCAACAGCGGGCCCCGCGTGGCCATGTCCCTCAAAAACGTCCTCACCTTGCAGGCCGACACCGACTCCGTCGACTCCGGGGCAGCGGTGGACGAGCACAGCCTCCCGCCAGCCTCTGATGCTGCCCAGGCTCTCCTGGCCCCCCACGTCCGCTTGGTTAATATTTTTGACACAGAGTCTCACgaagaggagctgcagcaccgGCAGCTCGGCACGCCGGTGGCCTGA